From a single Ochotona princeps isolate mOchPri1 chromosome 12, mOchPri1.hap1, whole genome shotgun sequence genomic region:
- the GJB2 gene encoding gap junction beta-2 protein, whose product MDWSTLQTILGGVNKHSTSIGKVWITVLFIFRIMILVVAAKEVWGDEQADFVCNTLQPGCKNVCYDHYFPISHIRLWALQLIFVSTPALLVAMHVAYRRHEKKRKFMKGEIKNEFKDIEEIKSQKVRIEGSLWWTYTSSIFFRVIFEAAFMYVFYIMYNGFSMQRLVKCNAWPCPNTVDCFVSRPTEKTVFTVFMIAVSGICILLNVTELCYLLIRYCSGKSKKPA is encoded by the coding sequence ATGGATTGGAGCACGCTGCAGACCATCCTGGGCGGAGTCAACAAGCACTCCACCAGCATCGGGAAGGTGTGGATCACCGTCCTCTTCATCTTCCGCATCATGATCCTCGTGGTGGCCGCCAAGGAGGTGTGGGGGGATGAGCAGGCCGACTTCGTGTGCAACACGCTACAGCCCGGCTGCAAGAACGTGTGCTACGACCACTacttccccatctcccacatcCGACTCTGGGCCCTGCAGCTGATCTTCGTGTCCACCCCGGCGCTCCTGGTGGCCATGCACGTGGCCTACCGCAGACACGAGAAGAAGAGGAAGTTCATGAAGGGGGAGATCAAGAACGAATTCAAGGACATCGAGGAGATCAAGAGCCAGAAGGTGCGCATCGAGGGCTCGCTGTGGTGGACCTACACCAGCAGCATCTTCTTCCGCGTCATCTTCGAAGCCGCCTTCATGTACGTCTTCTACATCATGTACAACGGCTTCTCCATGCAGCGCCTGGTCAAGTGCAacgcctggccctgccccaacaCCGTGGACTGCTTCGTCTCCAGGCCCACGGAGAAGACCGTCTTCACCGTGTTCATGATCGCCGTGTCTGGAATTTGCATCCTGCTCAACGTCACCGAATTGTGCTACCTGCTCATCAGATATTGCTCCGGAAAGTCGAAAAAGCCTGCTTAA